A genomic segment from Micropterus dolomieu isolate WLL.071019.BEF.003 ecotype Adirondacks linkage group LG03, ASM2129224v1, whole genome shotgun sequence encodes:
- the si:dkey-12j5.1 gene encoding probable assembly chaperone of rpl4 isoform X2, translating into MGGQAKGKKKNKAKKKDNRPNREDAGFVGLSPQERMKVRMHEKAKKKTAEKYSVQQLLEKTEECLDSFDFEMAALFCQRALDVDSNNLQALDMLGHICTELGDTQKAKGVFLRAVELSPDEGHSKYMYLGQIHSGQEAVDYYTKGIQVLLSALDKQAQTKAQAGAAAARDEDSELLTAKDVCVAYCSIAEIYLADLCMTEGAADKCKEFIERALQYHHDNPEALQLMASYLFSTERNQEGREYLLKSVGLWLPAQKQSAASFSTEEDMQNEIPPYESRITTAKLLVESEEYEMAVDVLEGLLEEDDEVVQVK; encoded by the exons ATGGGGGGACAGGCAAAgggcaaaaagaaaaacaaggcgAAGAAGAAAGATAACCGCCCAAACAGGG AAGATGCAGGATTTGTTGGATTGTCACCTCAGGAAAGGATGAAAGTAAGAATGCATGAAAAAGCCAAGAAGAAGACAGCTGAGAAGTACTCCGTGCAACAGCTACTAGAAAAG ACAGAGGAGTGCCTGGATAGTTTTGACTTTGAGATGGCTGCCCTTTTCTGCCAACGAGCCCTGGATGTGGACTCCAACAACCTGCAAGCTCTAGACATGCTTGGACACATCTGCACTGAACTAGGAGACACACAGAAAGCTAAGGGA GTTTTCCTTCGTGCAGTGGAGCTGAGCCCAGATGAAGGCCACAGTAAGTACATGTACCTGGGACAAATCCACTCAGGCCAGGAGGCTGTGGATTACTACACTAAAGGAATACAAGTCCTGCTGTCTGCATTGGACAAACAAGCACAGACCAAA GCTCAGGCTGGAGCTGCTGCCGCAAGAGACGAGGACTCGGAGCTCCTCACAGCGAaggatgtttgtgtagcctatTGCTCCATTGCTGAGATTTACCTAGCAGACCTCTG CATGACAGAGGGAGCTGCAGACAAGTGCAAAGAGTTCATTGAGAGAGCATTACAGTATCACCATGACAACCCTGAGGCTCTACAGCTCATGGCCAGTTACCTGTTCAGTACAGAGAGAAACCAg GAAGGCAGAGAATACCTGTTGAAGAGTGTCGGATTGTGGCTACCTGCCCAGAAACAGAGTGCTGCTTCTTTCAGCACAGAGGAAGACATGCAG AATGAGATTCCTCCGTACGAGTCTCGCATTACCACAGCCAAACTGCTCGTCGAGTCCGAGGAATACGAG ATGGCGGTAGATGTGTTGGAGGGGCTTCtggaggaggatgatgaagtTGTCCAGGTAAAGTGA
- the si:dkey-12j5.1 gene encoding probable assembly chaperone of rpl4 isoform X1 yields the protein MGGQAKGKKKNKAKKKDNRPNREDAGFVGLSPQERMKVRMHEKAKKKTAEKYSVQQLLEKTEECLDSFDFEMAALFCQRALDVDSNNLQALDMLGHICTELGDTQKAKGVFLRAVELSPDEGHSKYMYLGQIHSGQEAVDYYTKGIQVLLSALDKQAQTKQAQAGAAAARDEDSELLTAKDVCVAYCSIAEIYLADLCMTEGAADKCKEFIERALQYHHDNPEALQLMASYLFSTERNQEGREYLLKSVGLWLPAQKQSAASFSTEEDMQNEIPPYESRITTAKLLVESEEYEMAVDVLEGLLEEDDEVVQVK from the exons ATGGGGGGACAGGCAAAgggcaaaaagaaaaacaaggcgAAGAAGAAAGATAACCGCCCAAACAGGG AAGATGCAGGATTTGTTGGATTGTCACCTCAGGAAAGGATGAAAGTAAGAATGCATGAAAAAGCCAAGAAGAAGACAGCTGAGAAGTACTCCGTGCAACAGCTACTAGAAAAG ACAGAGGAGTGCCTGGATAGTTTTGACTTTGAGATGGCTGCCCTTTTCTGCCAACGAGCCCTGGATGTGGACTCCAACAACCTGCAAGCTCTAGACATGCTTGGACACATCTGCACTGAACTAGGAGACACACAGAAAGCTAAGGGA GTTTTCCTTCGTGCAGTGGAGCTGAGCCCAGATGAAGGCCACAGTAAGTACATGTACCTGGGACAAATCCACTCAGGCCAGGAGGCTGTGGATTACTACACTAAAGGAATACAAGTCCTGCTGTCTGCATTGGACAAACAAGCACAGACCAAA CAGGCTCAGGCTGGAGCTGCTGCCGCAAGAGACGAGGACTCGGAGCTCCTCACAGCGAaggatgtttgtgtagcctatTGCTCCATTGCTGAGATTTACCTAGCAGACCTCTG CATGACAGAGGGAGCTGCAGACAAGTGCAAAGAGTTCATTGAGAGAGCATTACAGTATCACCATGACAACCCTGAGGCTCTACAGCTCATGGCCAGTTACCTGTTCAGTACAGAGAGAAACCAg GAAGGCAGAGAATACCTGTTGAAGAGTGTCGGATTGTGGCTACCTGCCCAGAAACAGAGTGCTGCTTCTTTCAGCACAGAGGAAGACATGCAG AATGAGATTCCTCCGTACGAGTCTCGCATTACCACAGCCAAACTGCTCGTCGAGTCCGAGGAATACGAG ATGGCGGTAGATGTGTTGGAGGGGCTTCtggaggaggatgatgaagtTGTCCAGGTAAAGTGA
- the si:dkey-12j5.1 gene encoding probable assembly chaperone of rpl4 isoform X3, whose protein sequence is MKVRMHEKAKKKTAEKYSVQQLLEKTEECLDSFDFEMAALFCQRALDVDSNNLQALDMLGHICTELGDTQKAKGVFLRAVELSPDEGHSKYMYLGQIHSGQEAVDYYTKGIQVLLSALDKQAQTKQAQAGAAAARDEDSELLTAKDVCVAYCSIAEIYLADLCMTEGAADKCKEFIERALQYHHDNPEALQLMASYLFSTERNQEGREYLLKSVGLWLPAQKQSAASFSTEEDMQNEIPPYESRITTAKLLVESEEYEMAVDVLEGLLEEDDEVVQVK, encoded by the exons ATGAAAGTAAGAATGCATGAAAAAGCCAAGAAGAAGACAGCTGAGAAGTACTCCGTGCAACAGCTACTAGAAAAG ACAGAGGAGTGCCTGGATAGTTTTGACTTTGAGATGGCTGCCCTTTTCTGCCAACGAGCCCTGGATGTGGACTCCAACAACCTGCAAGCTCTAGACATGCTTGGACACATCTGCACTGAACTAGGAGACACACAGAAAGCTAAGGGA GTTTTCCTTCGTGCAGTGGAGCTGAGCCCAGATGAAGGCCACAGTAAGTACATGTACCTGGGACAAATCCACTCAGGCCAGGAGGCTGTGGATTACTACACTAAAGGAATACAAGTCCTGCTGTCTGCATTGGACAAACAAGCACAGACCAAA CAGGCTCAGGCTGGAGCTGCTGCCGCAAGAGACGAGGACTCGGAGCTCCTCACAGCGAaggatgtttgtgtagcctatTGCTCCATTGCTGAGATTTACCTAGCAGACCTCTG CATGACAGAGGGAGCTGCAGACAAGTGCAAAGAGTTCATTGAGAGAGCATTACAGTATCACCATGACAACCCTGAGGCTCTACAGCTCATGGCCAGTTACCTGTTCAGTACAGAGAGAAACCAg GAAGGCAGAGAATACCTGTTGAAGAGTGTCGGATTGTGGCTACCTGCCCAGAAACAGAGTGCTGCTTCTTTCAGCACAGAGGAAGACATGCAG AATGAGATTCCTCCGTACGAGTCTCGCATTACCACAGCCAAACTGCTCGTCGAGTCCGAGGAATACGAG ATGGCGGTAGATGTGTTGGAGGGGCTTCtggaggaggatgatgaagtTGTCCAGGTAAAGTGA